A section of the Clostridium sp. TW13 genome encodes:
- a CDS encoding electron transfer flavoprotein subunit beta/FixA family protein has product MNIVVCVKQVPDTTAVKIDPKTGTLIRDGVPSIMNPEDKHALEAALQIKETNGGKVTVISMGLPMAKATLREALCMGADEAILLTDRCLGGADTLATSKAIAGVIAKLDYDIVLAGRQAIDGDTAQVGPEIAEHLNIPQVTYVQDVKVEADRLVVNRALEDGYQLVEVKTPCLLTAIEELNEARYMNVANIFSTSDDEIKVMTADDIDVDKAELGLKGSPTKVKKSMTKEVKGAGELVKESPKNAAYYVVGKLQEKHYI; this is encoded by the coding sequence ACTGGTACTTTAATTAGAGATGGTGTTCCATCAATAATGAATCCAGAAGATAAGCATGCTTTAGAAGCAGCTTTACAAATAAAAGAAACTAACGGTGGTAAGGTTACTGTTATAAGCATGGGACTTCCAATGGCTAAGGCAACTTTAAGAGAAGCATTATGTATGGGAGCTGATGAAGCTATCCTTCTAACTGACAGATGTCTTGGAGGAGCTGATACATTAGCAACTTCAAAAGCAATAGCAGGAGTTATTGCAAAATTAGATTATGATATAGTACTTGCTGGAAGACAAGCAATTGATGGAGATACTGCACAAGTTGGACCAGAAATAGCTGAACATTTAAATATTCCTCAAGTAACTTATGTTCAAGATGTAAAAGTTGAAGCAGACAGATTAGTTGTTAACAGAGCATTAGAAGATGGATATCAACTAGTAGAAGTTAAGACTCCATGTCTATTAACTGCAATCGAAGAATTAAATGAAGCTAGATACATGAATGTAGCTAACATATTCTCAACTAGTGATGATGAAATAAAAGTTATGACTGCAGATGATATAGATGTAGATAAAGCTGAATTAGGTCTTAAGGGTTCACCTACAAAGGTTAAGAAGTCTATGACTAAAGAAGTTAAGGGTGCTGGAGAATTAGTAAAAGAATCACCTAAAAATGCAGCATATTATGTTGTAGGAAAATTACAAGAAAAACACTACATCTAA